CTGGCCGTCGCGCTCACCGGTCAGCGCAGTGCGCGCATCGTCCATCCTGTTCGGAGTGGCGTCGCCGCCGACAAACAGCCCGAGAGTAATGCGCGCGCTACCGAGCCGCGCGTCTCCGGCGCGGATTGCATCGCAGGCCGAGACCAGTGCCGCAGCGCGCTGGAACTGCTGTACGGTGAGCAGGCGCAGGGTGTACCGCATCATCACGTCAACTCCGCCGTGCGCGCGGCGCGCCGGTTGGGCGAGACGGGTGAAAAATATCTGGAAGGCGGTCAGTCCGAGATAGGCTTCGGTCTTCCCTCCGCCAGTAGGGAACCACAGCAGATCCATGCAATCGCGCTGATCATCGGCGGGGTCGACAAGACCCGGAATAACGAGCAGCATAAATGCCAGCTGAAACGGCCGCCACACCAGCGCACGGGCACGGTCGCCCTTGGCCGGGTAGCGGGACTGGTGGTCCATCGCCAGATTGGCAAGTGCGAATGCGCTCCATGCATGATCATTCTCTTCCAGAACCCGCACGCCCGCGTGCAGCCGCGCGGCGGTGTCGACACAGCGTGCCATGTTTCTTGCCGCCGCCTGCTCGAGCATGGCGTCGCCGAAACTGCCAAGTTGCGGTCGCAGCTGCCGGTCGATCCATGTGGCGTACGCATCGACAAACGCGTGCATCGCGAGGCTGATCTGGGAGCGCGCTGTCTCGTCGGACAGGAAGGCAGCGGCAAGCGCCAGCGGATGCGCCTTCGCAAATTGCCCGAGCAGCGCATGTCCGTCCGCGCTCGTCCCTTTCACGACGGACTGGGGAAGCCAGTCTGTCCGCACGCGTCTGACCGCGCTGCCGTCCGGATCGGACCAGCTGACAGCGACGCCGTGTCCGATGGCAAACTCACTGACGTCGCGATACAGCAGTGCAGCGCTTTGCGCATCTTCGTCATCGATACCGGGCGGCAGACTGTGGCGAGCCCGGATCGCTGCGCCTCCGGACGGTCCGGTTGCCACCACAGAGATGCCCGACTGGAACAGACATGCGAGGTCGCGGTGATCGCTCTCGTCCGGCTCGGGCGCGATATTGATAAGCGTAACAGTAAAAATCTGCTGTCCGGTGCCAGCGCGTCTGCGCACGTGCAGCGCAATCCGGCTGTCGTGAACCGGGCTGCCGTCCGCATTTGCAAACGTACTGGTGCGCCACGTGGCTGCGCTGACGTCGGGAGCAATTTGCAGCGTGTAACCGAGCGCAACTCTGCGCCAGTGCGGCCGCGCCGGAGCGATTGCCTTTCCGTTCTTGCCGGGCTGCTGGTCCTGCGCTTCGACGGGCGCCGGTACCTGCATGTAGCGCGCCGTCTCGGCCAGACTAATCACAACGGTCGCTCCTGCATCGACGGCGAACGTCATGCCAATTGAACACGGACGCACCGCACGGTATCCCGGTACGTCCAGCTCGGCGCCCGCCTCGTTCTCGTCACCGACGCCACTTCCGGTGTCATCATCGGCGGGATCAGATGGCGCGCCCTGCGGCCACAGGATCCCGGTCAGATAGGTGTCGGCCGGTGCGGAACCGATCACCTCGGCTGCCTCCATCGGGCCGAGCAGCAAAGCAGATATCCGGGCAACCGTTTCGGCCCTGACCTGATGATTGTTCATAACCGCTTCACGCCTTCCTGAAAGGTTTAAAGTCACCGGTCCCGAACAGCGTTACCCCGAGCCACAGCCGGCTGGCCCGGAACTGCGCAGGAACCGCCACCGTCGTTTCGTCCGGACCGACCACGGTTACGATGTCGCCGATCCGTAAATTGTAGATTTTGCCCGGCAGTGGCGACTTGCCTCCCAGCACAGAGAGAAGGTCGTATGTCAGCTGCGCAGTGGTCCGTCCGAGCAGTCTGCCGGGACCGGAGTCGTCCTGGAGGTAGATGTTGTAGACATACCGGTTTGTATCGATCGCAGCTTTGACGAGCATGACCTTGTGCCCGCACAGCTGCCGGGCCTGCTCGAGCAGCAGTGCCTGTGTCTCGGCGACATCGTCGGAGGTTCCGTGCACCTCAGGGTCGACGAAGCTGCAGGGATCGATGTCGCCGCTGATACCGACTGCGAGATTGATCCATCCTCCCCACCGGTGGCAAAGACGCTGTCGGGAGCCATTGCCAAAAGTCCAGGTTGTCGGTGCGCGGTAGATCTGGCCAGGCG
This window of the Massilia sp. R2A-15 genome carries:
- a CDS encoding helicase-related protein; translated protein: MNNHQVRAETVARISALLLGPMEAAEVIGSAPADTYLTGILWPQGAPSDPADDDTGSGVGDENEAGAELDVPGYRAVRPCSIGMTFAVDAGATVVISLAETARYMQVPAPVEAQDQQPGKNGKAIAPARPHWRRVALGYTLQIAPDVSAATWRTSTFANADGSPVHDSRIALHVRRRAGTGQQIFTVTLINIAPEPDESDHRDLACLFQSGISVVATGPSGGAAIRARHSLPPGIDDEDAQSAALLYRDVSEFAIGHGVAVSWSDPDGSAVRRVRTDWLPQSVVKGTSADGHALLGQFAKAHPLALAAAFLSDETARSQISLAMHAFVDAYATWIDRQLRPQLGSFGDAMLEQAAARNMARCVDTAARLHAGVRVLEENDHAWSAFALANLAMDHQSRYPAKGDRARALVWRPFQLAFMLLVIPGLVDPADDQRDCMDLLWFPTGGGKTEAYLGLTAFQIFFTRLAQPARRAHGGVDVMMRYTLRLLTVQQFQRAAALVSACDAIRAGDARLGSARITLGLFVGGDATPNRMDDARTALTGERDGQAPKSTPRQLLRCPVCGTDLNASAYRASPTDPRIDIVCEATACETGGIPLPVLTVDEAIYAAPPSLLIGTIDKFAQLPRSSDIRQLFGLDGGLRPGLIIQDELHLISGPLGSMAGLYETAVDLLCTVNGVRPKVIGSTATIGQAARQVRALFDRTVLQFPPPGFDAADSFYAVRDEVGADRIYLGAASAGRSPKFSLQAIIAALLQGVGSILESGLAAAHGVDPYWTCVAYFNSLRELGGADVLMQDDVPRQIAFLAGRLGVTPRQLEMPPVELSSRVSSRDLPALLQSLETPLNDDPYAGPPKDSVLASNMISVGVDVPRLGLMVVNGQPKSTAEYIQASSRVGRGMPGLVVTLYNFGRPRDLSHFEHFCGYHAALYRSVEASSVTPWAPRARDKALHAVVVATIRHLVQGMAGDADAARFNAADPEVVRLLDLIRERIDSSSQGVETADACDDIEAIVDRWAGRSHDSRVGGTRLGYWERKAPFGKTAPHLMRSAEEPGQANGLAWSTPNSMREVEPSAAFRLKRIEKKGGTDGNDR